A single region of the Salarchaeum japonicum genome encodes:
- a CDS encoding extracellular solute-binding protein — protein MGEQRSRRAVLAGAGASAAYALAGCLSAAGDTGDETDLTVFHAGSLSPPFAAAEDGFEAETGARVVREPKGSVASTKKVTRLGRRADALGVSDFRLLRDRLLPDDGDWYGIFATNAMAIQYTPDSTGADEISRENWWEVLSRDDVTVAHSDPAVDPGGYRAVMSIRLGAIPFRGSALYDAATRDAILDNTVVPTGTEAKLTAPLRSGKYDYVVYYRSLASTADLPWIALQPQVALSRATDEYAAHYAKATVDTDAGTFVGAPIAYGMTVPSVARSPELGARWVAYFATDPGRRALRDAGLEPVTPLAVPADSADAVPDRVLARASATDHLGPLSL, from the coding sequence ATGGGAGAACAACGGTCGCGGCGCGCCGTCCTCGCCGGGGCGGGGGCGTCCGCCGCGTACGCGCTCGCCGGCTGTCTCTCCGCCGCGGGCGACACGGGCGACGAGACCGACCTGACGGTGTTCCACGCGGGTAGCCTCTCCCCGCCGTTCGCCGCCGCCGAGGACGGCTTTGAGGCGGAGACCGGCGCGCGCGTCGTCCGCGAACCGAAGGGGTCGGTCGCGTCCACGAAGAAGGTGACGCGGCTCGGCCGGCGCGCCGACGCCCTCGGCGTCTCCGACTTCCGCCTGCTCCGCGACCGCCTCCTCCCCGACGACGGCGACTGGTACGGCATCTTCGCCACGAACGCGATGGCCATCCAGTACACGCCCGACTCCACCGGTGCGGACGAGATCTCGCGGGAGAACTGGTGGGAGGTACTCTCGCGGGACGACGTGACCGTCGCGCACTCCGACCCCGCCGTCGACCCCGGCGGCTACCGCGCCGTCATGAGCATCCGCCTCGGCGCGATACCGTTCCGCGGGAGCGCGCTCTACGACGCGGCCACCCGCGACGCCATCCTCGACAATACCGTCGTTCCGACGGGCACCGAGGCGAAACTCACCGCGCCGCTCCGCAGCGGGAAGTACGACTACGTCGTCTACTACCGGTCGCTCGCGTCCACCGCCGACCTCCCCTGGATAGCGCTCCAGCCGCAGGTCGCGCTCTCCCGGGCGACCGACGAGTACGCCGCGCACTACGCGAAGGCGACGGTGGATACTGACGCCGGGACGTTCGTCGGCGCGCCCATCGCGTACGGCATGACCGTCCCGTCGGTCGCTCGCTCGCCCGAGCTGGGCGCGCGCTGGGTCGCGTACTTCGCCACCGACCCCGGCCGGCGCGCGCTCCGTGACGCCGGCCTCGAACCAGTGACGCCGCTCGCCGTCCCCGCCGACAGCGCGGACGCCGTCCCCGACCGCGTGCTGGCGCGGGCGAGCGCGACCGACCACCTCGGCCCGCTCTCCCTCTGA
- a CDS encoding ABC transporter permease has protein sequence MSDRPGDRTVLLAVLTVQVVAFAVSLALGYPTLYAVFMVVSAIALAYGANAGLAGMAGAALAAVLLVALAFPLALFTARQDPELVLETLRDPAVHRMLYVSLYAPLLAAALAVTTGLPLAYLLSRDPPGGALLQSVVDLPLVVPHAVAGIVVLFGFGEGGAFPGLPVLGTVTGAVLAMTFVSAPYAVNSIRNGFESVDSRVEHAARVHGASAFETFRRVTLPLAARGVLTGGVLAWARSVSEFGAVAVVAYTIEFFYPLAGESVRSSHAPVFVFKTYLAGSLDEANAVAFVLLAVSIGIFVVVRRVADDGGRVL, from the coding sequence ATGTCCGACCGCCCCGGCGACCGAACCGTCCTCCTCGCCGTCCTGACCGTGCAGGTCGTCGCGTTCGCAGTCTCGCTCGCGCTCGGCTACCCGACGCTGTACGCGGTCTTCATGGTCGTCTCCGCGATAGCGCTCGCGTACGGCGCGAACGCCGGCCTCGCGGGGATGGCGGGCGCGGCACTCGCGGCCGTCCTCCTCGTCGCGCTCGCGTTCCCGCTCGCGCTGTTCACCGCGCGTCAAGACCCGGAACTCGTCCTCGAAACACTCCGCGACCCCGCCGTCCACCGGATGCTGTACGTCTCGCTGTACGCGCCCCTGCTCGCCGCCGCGCTCGCCGTCACCACGGGCCTCCCGCTCGCCTACCTCCTCTCCCGCGACCCGCCCGGCGGCGCGCTCCTCCAGAGCGTCGTCGACCTCCCGCTGGTCGTCCCGCACGCCGTCGCCGGCATCGTCGTCCTGTTCGGGTTCGGCGAGGGCGGCGCGTTCCCCGGCCTCCCCGTGCTCGGAACCGTCACGGGCGCGGTGCTCGCGATGACGTTCGTCTCCGCGCCGTACGCCGTCAACAGCATCCGGAACGGCTTCGAATCAGTGGACTCCCGGGTCGAGCACGCCGCCCGCGTCCACGGCGCGAGCGCGTTCGAGACGTTCCGCCGCGTCACCCTCCCGCTCGCCGCCAGGGGCGTCCTCACCGGGGGCGTGCTCGCGTGGGCGCGCTCCGTCAGCGAGTTCGGTGCGGTCGCCGTCGTCGCGTACACCATCGAGTTCTTCTACCCGCTCGCGGGCGAGAGCGTGCGCTCCTCGCACGCCCCCGTCTTCGTCTTCAAGACGTACCTCGCGGGGTCGCTCGACGAGGCGAACGCCGTCGCGTTCGTCCTGCTCGCGGTGAGCATCGGCATCTTCGTCGTCGTCCGCCGCGTCGCGGACGACGGGGGGCGAGTGCTGTGA
- a CDS encoding TOBE domain-containing protein — protein MDADFDARLRADGVTLTERDARLLETVDETASIHAAADELGRSYSRSHARITDLEAAFGPLVERQRGGSGGGGSRLTENARKTLARFDRLRAGYASIADTAEAVLDGTVEARDGELGTVETAAGRVRALVPPDADAVQVCLRADAVTLHDPADAPDADATSARNRFEGTIASIDRGEAVSLVAVAVGTGTPVFALVTEESRERLDLRAGRSVVASFKATATRATRR, from the coding sequence ATGGACGCGGACTTCGACGCCCGACTCCGGGCGGACGGCGTGACGTTAACCGAGCGCGACGCCCGCCTCCTCGAAACGGTGGACGAGACGGCGTCGATTCACGCCGCCGCGGACGAACTGGGGCGGTCGTACTCGCGGTCGCACGCCCGCATCACCGACCTCGAAGCGGCGTTCGGCCCGCTCGTGGAGCGCCAGCGCGGCGGCTCCGGCGGCGGCGGGAGCCGACTCACGGAGAACGCCCGGAAGACGCTCGCGCGCTTCGACCGCCTCCGCGCCGGCTACGCCTCGATAGCCGACACCGCCGAGGCCGTGCTCGACGGGACAGTAGAGGCCCGCGACGGCGAACTCGGCACGGTCGAGACGGCGGCGGGCCGGGTGCGCGCGCTCGTCCCGCCGGACGCGGACGCGGTACAGGTATGCTTGCGCGCGGACGCCGTGACGCTCCACGACCCCGCGGACGCCCCGGACGCGGACGCGACCAGCGCCCGGAACCGATTCGAGGGAACGATTGCGAGCATCGACCGCGGCGAGGCCGTCTCGCTCGTCGCCGTGGCCGTCGGAACCGGGACGCCCGTGTTCGCGCTCGTGACCGAGGAGAGCCGGGAGCGCCTCGACCTGCGCGCGGGGCGTTCGGT